A genomic segment from Glycine soja cultivar W05 chromosome 18, ASM419377v2, whole genome shotgun sequence encodes:
- the LOC114396193 gene encoding uncharacterized protein LOC114396193, with product MKRHEFVWEPYTATVMAALPPICVVGSVAWFAVVPLICFHVVEWHQPDRVLRQFGLQQPIPGCPSQPQNLHGITLKGKQDENWFHLLAPIIDQWNNQAEFRVDVYPRQEGLLGYNSDYMVWYRRKTKMFVDPNNANTAALGEVVETLQYMVSPQGRNTWTVDDLVPYVDKLAIISEEQERITEPVSHGPASEREFPAPKFHILQSSVETRGIGRRREPVEAEQYSQQMMERGHGMYYTPATFSEYPSQMYQYPFAGHHTDTSETSHSFGGVVETQPHFSWPTMTPSQQHDAPMATPNAPFASQWNVPGAIPDMGNLLGVDLRQEFSAEAEQVEAGRQRGGRRNPDRQARRWDRPCGTSSRHHGHHND from the exons atgaaacgacatgag tttgtctGGGAGCCATACACAGCAACTGTGATGGCAGCGTTGCCTCCAATTTGTGTGGTTGGAAGTGTAGCCTGGTTTGCGGTGGTGCCACtgatttgtttccatgttgttgagtggcaccaacccgatAGAGTTTTACGACAATTTGGATTGCAACAACCCATTCCCGGGTGTCCTTCGCAACCGCAGAATCTCCATGGCATAACGCTCAAAGGAAAACAAGATGAGAATTGGTTCCACCTGTTGGCCCCAATCATTGATCAGTGGAACAATCAAGCAGAGTTTAGGGTCGACGTTTATCCTCGACAGGAGGGCCTACTGGGTTATAACTCAGACTACATGGTGTGGTATAGGCGtaaaacaaagatgtttgtcgacccaaacaatgcaaacacAGCTGCATTG GGTGAAGTTGTGGAGACTTTACAAtatatggtgtcaccacaagggAGGAACACGTGGACggttgatgatctcgtgccttacgTCGATAAGTTAGCGATTATATctgaagagcaagagagaatcactgagccagtgtcacatggtccagcatcagAGCGTGAATTCCCAGCCCCAAAGTTTCACAttcttcagtcaagtgttgaaactcgggGCATAGGCAGACGAAGGGAGCCTGTTGAAGCCGAAcaatattcccaacaaatgaTGGAGCGTggtcatggaatgtattacacgccagcAACATTTTCCGAATATCCttcacagatgtatcagtatccttttgCAGGTCATCATACTGATACTTCTGAGACCTCACATTCGTTCGGTGGTGTTGTGGAAACAcaacctcatttttcatggcccactATGACTCCTTCACAGCAGCACGATGCCCCCATGGCAACACCTAACGCCCCATTTGCTTCGCAATGGAATGTACCCggagcaatacctgatatgggcaacttattaggtgttgatttgcgtcaggAGTTTTCTGCAGAGGCTGAGCAAGTAGAAGCGGGGAGACAACGCGGcggcagaagaaatcctgatcgtcaagcgcgaagatgggatcgaccatgtggcacatcctcacgacatcacggacaccataatgactga
- the LOC114397277 gene encoding serine/threonine-protein phosphatase 7 long form homolog: protein MASSSSCTSSIQTRSGPIEGDVLWMQPKHVSEHVWNGEADRKLHIRRAVPTYQGEEQIPEEIVPLLRQCGFYWIIKMGYLKINAALISAFIERWRPETHTFHLRCGEATITLQDVSVLLGLRTDGTPLIGSTNLDWTDLCEELLGVRPQEGELEGSVVKLNWLAHHFSHINIDEGNVEQLQRFTRAWILRFIGGVLFVNKSSSKVSLRYLQFLRDFEQCSTYAWGPAVLAYLYREMCSATDYKVKSIGGMCILIQMWAWERCTTLAPKRTPPIIENKPL, encoded by the coding sequence ATGGCATCTTCGTCATCATGCACATCAAGTATACAAACGAGGTCTGGTCCAATTGAGGGTGACGTTTTGTGGATGCAACCcaagcatgtttcagaacatgtttggaatggagaAGCAGACAGAAAACTACACATCAGACGAGCAGTGCCGACGTATCAAGGTGAAGAACAAATACCAGAGGAAATTGTTCCTCTGCTTCGGCAATGTGGGTTTTATTGGATAATTAAGATGGGATACCTAAAGATAAATGCAGCCTTAATTAGTGCGTtcattgaaagatggaggcctgAAACCCACACGTTTCACCTGAGATGCGGAGAGGCTACCATTACTCTCCAAGATGTGTCAGTCTTATTAGGTCTTCGTACTGACGGGACACCactaattggttcaacaaatcttgattggaCCGACTTATGTGAAGAATTATTAGGAGTCCGACCACAGGAAGGCGAACTTGAAGGCAGTGTCGTCAAATTAAAttggctggctcaccatttttctcACATAAATATTGATGAGGGTAACGTtgaacaattacaaaggtttacccgtgcGTGGATCCTTCGATTCATAGGAGGTGTCCTCTTTGTTAACAAAAGTAGTAGCAAAGTTTCCTTAAGGTACCtacaatttttacgtgacttcgaacagtgcagcacgtatgcgtggggacctgccgtgcttgcgtatttatatagagagatgtgcagcgccaccgattacaaagttaaatcaatcggaggtatgtgcatcttaatccaaatgtgggcatgggaacgatgtaCAACTTTAGCTCCAAAGAGGACGCCTCCCAtcatagaaaataaaccactc
- the LOC114397612 gene encoding oxysterol-binding protein-related protein 3A-like codes for MAPKDPKQVAAASGGGGGFFASIASSLSNFGSAMSKSVNGLVGYEGLEVINPEGGTEDAEEEAKKGRWKQEERDGYWKMMQKYVGSDITSMVTLPVIIFEPMTILQKMAELMEYSYLLDMADKTEDPYMRLVYASSFFISIYYAYQRTWKPFNPILGETYEMVNHGGITFISEQVSHHPPMSAGHAETEHFTYDITSKLKTKFLGNSADLYPVGRTRVTLKRDGVVLDLVPPPTKVSNLIFGRTWIDSSGEMILTNLTTGDKVVLYFQPCGWFGAGRYEVDGFVYNSADEPKILMTGKWNEAMNYQLCDSEGEPLPGTELKEIWRVADAPKKDKFQYTHFAHKINSFDTAPKKLLASDSRLRPDRMALEKGDLSTSGYEKSSLEERQRTEKRNREAKGHKFTPRWFDLTDEVTPTPWGDLEVYQYNGKYTEHRAAVDSSECIEVPDSRTEFNPWQYDNLDAE; via the exons ATGGCTCCAAAGGATCCCAAGCAAGTTGCTGCTGCTTCTGGTGGTGGGGGTGGCTTTTTTGCTTCTATTGCTTCCAGTTTGTCCAATTTTGGCAGTGCCATGTCCAAATCCGTTAATGG TTTGGTGGGCTACGAGGGGCTGGAGGTTATTAATCCAGAAGGAGGAACTGAAGATGCTGAAGAGGAAGCAAAAAAGGGACGATGGAAACAAGAG GAGCGAGATGGTTACTGGAAAATGATGCAAAAGTATGTTGGCTCTGATATCACATCAATGGTGACACTTCCGGTTATCATTTTTGAGCCAATGACAATACTTCAGAAAATGGCTGAG CTTATGGAGTACTCTTACCTGTTAGATATGGCAGATAAGACTGAGGATCCATACATGAGACTAGTATATGCTT CATCATTCTTTATATCCATCTACTATGCCTATCAACGAACATGGAAGCCATTCAATCCAATTCTTGGTGAGACTTATGAAATGGTTAACCATGGTGGCATTACATTTATATCAGAGCAG GTCAGCCATCACCCTCCAATGAGTGCTGGGCATGCTGAAACTGAACATTTCACTTATGATATaacatcaaaattgaaaaccaaaTTTCTTGGCAACTCAGCTGATTTATATCCTGTTGGAAG AACGCGTGTTACTCTCAAAAGAGATGGTGTGGTCCTTGATTTGGTGCCTCCTCCTACAAAAGTTAGCAACTTGATTTTTGGACGAACTTGGATTGATTCATCAGGAGAGATGATCCTGACAAATCTGACTACAGGGGACAAAGTGGTGCTGTATTTTCAACCATGCGGCTGGTTTGG AGCTGGTAGATATGAAGTGGATGGATTTGTGTATAATTCTGCTGACGAGCCTAAGATACTGATGACTGGAAAATGGAACGAGGCAATGAATTATCAACTTTGTGACTCAGAGGGAGAACCACTTCCAGGCACAGAGCTGAAAGAG ATTTGGAGAGTTGCTGATGCCCCCAAGAAGGACAAATTCCAGTACACGCATTTTGCACACAAGATTAACAGCTTTGACACTGCTCCCAAGAAGTTGTTGGCATCTGATTCTCGTCTACGTCCCGATAGAATGGCCCTTGAGAAGGGTGACCTATCCACATCTGGTTATGAGAAGAGCAG TTTGGAGGAGAGGCAAAGAACTGAGAAGAGAAACCGAGAGGCCAAGGGCCATAAGTTCACTCCTAGATGGTTTGATTTAACTGATGAAGTAACTCCGACCCCTTGGGGTGACTTGGAAGTTTACCAATACAATGGTAAATATACCGAACATCGCGCTGCTGTTGATAGTTCTGAGTGCATAGAGGTGCCTGACAGCAGAACAGAATTCAACCCTTGGCAATATGATAATTTGGATGCTGAATAA